In the genome of Carnobacterium pleistocenium FTR1, one region contains:
- a CDS encoding transporter substrate-binding domain-containing protein — translation MKKRNLLATVALSSVLFLGACSSDASSTTDVESTTESDQVTFESIKEAGVLKVGVKEDVPNFGLMNTDTGEIEGFEIDIAKKIAEEILGDPEAIELTPVTAKTRGPLLDNGEVDMVIATFTVTEERKETYNFTDAYYEDAVGLLVKTEKNYEGLEDMDGANIGVAQSSTTADAIAAEAEQYDITVDFSEYATYPEIKAALDSGRIDAFSVDRSILAGYLDESTEILPDRFATQDYGIATMKVNTELADGVNDLITTWGEDDTLDGLVSEWGLGE, via the coding sequence ATGAAAAAGAGAAATTTATTAGCGACAGTAGCTTTGTCTAGTGTATTATTTTTAGGAGCTTGTTCGTCAGACGCTAGTTCAACCACAGATGTAGAAAGTACAACAGAATCAGATCAAGTGACATTTGAATCGATTAAAGAAGCAGGAGTTTTAAAAGTAGGGGTCAAAGAAGACGTTCCAAATTTTGGTTTAATGAACACTGATACTGGGGAAATAGAAGGATTTGAAATTGATATTGCTAAAAAGATAGCTGAAGAAATTTTAGGCGATCCAGAAGCTATTGAATTGACACCTGTTACGGCTAAAACGCGTGGTCCATTATTGGACAATGGTGAAGTAGATATGGTCATTGCGACTTTTACAGTAACAGAAGAACGCAAAGAAACGTATAATTTCACAGATGCGTATTATGAAGATGCCGTTGGTCTTTTGGTGAAAACAGAAAAAAATTATGAAGGATTAGAAGATATGGATGGAGCCAATATTGGTGTAGCACAAAGTTCTACTACAGCTGACGCTATTGCTGCAGAAGCTGAACAATATGATATCACAGTAGATTTTTCAGAATATGCAACTTATCCAGAAATTAAAGCCGCTTTAGATTCTGGTCGCATAGATGCATTCAGCGTGGACAGATCTATTTTGGCTGGGTATTTAGATGAGTCAACTGAAATCTTGCCAGACCGTTTCGCAACTCAAGATTACGGAATTGCAACTATGAAAGTAAATACAGAGTTAGCAGATGGTGTAAATGATTTAATCACTACATGGGGAGAAGATGATACTCTTGATGGATTGGTTTCAGAGTGGGGACTGGGTGAATAA
- a CDS encoding amino acid ABC transporter ATP-binding protein gives MIKLQNVNKYFGDHHVLKNINLEVAEGEKVVIIGPSGSGKSTTVRCMNFLEEPTSGEVYIEGNLLTEKNKLEVVRNSSAMVFQQFNLYPHMTVLGNLTIGPMKLQNKSKKEAEEIAYRYLDIVGLREKAMAYPSTLSGGQQQRVAIARSLCSEKKIILFDEPTSALDPETVQEVLDVMIKLSSMNITMVVVTHEMGFAKQVADRVIFMDDGTILEVGPPEHFFENPTHERTKEFLSKILR, from the coding sequence TTGATCAAGTTACAGAATGTGAATAAGTATTTCGGCGACCACCATGTATTGAAAAATATTAATTTAGAGGTGGCCGAGGGTGAGAAAGTTGTAATTATAGGACCTTCTGGTTCTGGAAAAAGTACAACAGTCAGATGCATGAATTTTCTTGAAGAGCCTACGTCGGGAGAAGTTTATATAGAGGGAAACTTACTAACAGAGAAAAATAAATTAGAAGTGGTGCGAAATTCTTCTGCAATGGTCTTTCAACAGTTTAATCTCTATCCGCATATGACAGTGTTAGGAAATCTGACAATCGGACCGATGAAATTACAAAATAAATCAAAAAAAGAAGCAGAAGAAATAGCTTACCGGTATTTAGATATTGTAGGATTACGAGAAAAAGCAATGGCTTACCCTTCAACACTCTCAGGAGGCCAACAACAAAGAGTTGCTATTGCAAGATCTCTTTGTTCTGAAAAAAAAATAATCTTGTTTGACGAACCCACTTCTGCTTTAGATCCTGAGACAGTTCAAGAAGTACTAGACGTTATGATCAAGTTATCTAGTATGAATATTACGATGGTCGTTGTGACTCATGAAATGGGTTTTGCTAAACAAGTAGCAGATCGAGTGATTTTTATGGATGATGGGACTATTCTTGAAGTAGGACCACCCGAACATTTCTTTGAAAATCCCACTCATGAAAGAACAAAAGAGTTTTTAAGTAAAATTTTAAGATAA
- a CDS encoding MsnO8 family LLM class oxidoreductase produces the protein MKLSVLDQAPITSGNTAVDALAKAEELAVLADELGYTRMWMAEHHGTNGFASSAPEIVAAHLATKTKNIRIGTGGVMMMHYSPLKLAEIFKTLSAFSPGRIDFGVGRAPGGDNNSIYALSEGRQPMLDNMYEKFDTALKLMNDEVPEDRLYNRTIATPSQIQLPESWLLGSSGSSARKAAQMGVGYSFAQFFMGGMTKEIFDEYRINFQPSAFMEKPTINVAYLVTTAETRDEAEYEAKPQDIARLLMGRGRMGQLMTPEEAQNYPLTEIDKLTIQQGRKLHLVGTPKEIAEKLREDQAQYGFDEAMICSITHSQEKRLNVYRLLAKELLN, from the coding sequence GTGAAATTAAGTGTCTTGGATCAAGCACCGATAACAAGTGGAAATACAGCTGTTGATGCATTAGCAAAAGCTGAAGAATTAGCTGTTTTAGCAGATGAATTAGGATACACACGCATGTGGATGGCGGAACACCATGGGACAAATGGTTTTGCAAGTTCAGCACCGGAGATTGTTGCAGCCCATTTAGCGACAAAAACAAAAAATATTCGGATCGGTACGGGTGGAGTCATGATGATGCACTACTCGCCTTTGAAATTAGCGGAAATCTTTAAGACGTTAAGTGCTTTTTCTCCAGGAAGAATTGATTTTGGAGTAGGTCGTGCTCCAGGTGGCGACAATAATTCTATTTATGCTTTATCAGAAGGTCGTCAACCTATGCTGGATAATATGTATGAAAAATTTGATACAGCCTTAAAATTAATGAATGATGAAGTGCCGGAAGATCGACTGTATAATCGAACGATTGCTACTCCATCGCAAATCCAGTTGCCTGAATCTTGGTTATTAGGTTCAAGTGGAAGTAGTGCACGAAAAGCAGCTCAAATGGGAGTAGGGTATTCATTTGCCCAATTTTTCATGGGTGGAATGACAAAAGAGATATTTGATGAGTATAGAATCAATTTTCAACCATCTGCTTTCATGGAGAAACCAACCATCAATGTCGCTTATCTCGTTACGACGGCTGAAACAAGAGACGAAGCTGAATATGAGGCTAAACCGCAAGATATTGCACGTTTATTGATGGGGAGAGGGCGGATGGGTCAATTGATGACGCCTGAAGAAGCTCAGAATTATCCATTAACTGAAATTGATAAATTAACGATTCAACAAGGACGTAAATTGCATTTAGTTGGCACGCCAAAAGAAATTGCGGAAAAACTGCGGGAAGACCAAGCGCAATACGGGTTCGATGAAGCTATGATTTGCAGTATTACACATTCACAAGAAAAACGGTTAAATGTTTATCGTTTGTTAGCAAAAGAATTGCTAAACTAA
- a CDS encoding heavy metal translocating P-type ATPase — protein MSEEKQSHEWILEGIDCANCANKIESGVAKIEGVTNSNANYMTRTLSFDVDKQKENKILPLIKSRINKLEPEVTLLSKLTRFPIGKDGLPLDENKEISHLEDSDHSHEKDHEKNNVKTILSRLIIALILLFVANFVPMNEMVSIGLFVAAYLVAGYDVVWSAIKNIINGQVFDENFLMTIATLSAFYIQEYPEAVAVMLFYQVGEVFQGIAVSRSRRSIADLMDIRPDYANLKLADGSTRSVSPDTIKVGDTIVIRPGEKVPLDGKIITGASSMDTSALTGESVPRSVKITDSVLSGFINKNGLIEVIVEKLFSESTVTKILDLVENASSRKAPTENFITKFAHYYTPIVVIFALVLAIIPPLVLPGATFNEWIYRASIFLVISCPCALVVSIPVGFFGGIGAASRKGILVKGSNFLEGLNDIKYVIMDKTGTLTKGKFEITSIQPASGWSKEQLLELAAYAETHSSHPIADAIKEKYEERIVENRITEYNDISGYGIQANVDEKEILAGNAKLMQKYNISFTESTEIGTLIYVAVDKEFAGYILIADAIKEDAAEGIALMKEKGVKHIIMLTGDSKAVGAAVAKKLGIDEFYAELLPQDKVEKMEEIMARKGPKEKVAFVGDGINDTPVLARSDIGIAMGGLGSDAAIEAADVVIMDDKPSKIGTVMQVAKDTRRIVWQNIILALAVKGFFLILGAFGFATMWEAVFADVGVTVIAVLNAMRVLKK, from the coding sequence GTGTCTGAAGAAAAGCAAAGCCATGAATGGATACTTGAGGGGATAGATTGTGCAAATTGTGCTAATAAGATTGAAAGTGGTGTAGCTAAAATTGAGGGCGTCACAAACAGTAATGCTAATTATATGACAAGGACCCTTAGTTTTGACGTTGACAAACAAAAAGAGAATAAAATTTTACCTTTAATCAAATCAAGAATAAATAAACTAGAACCTGAAGTAACCTTGCTGTCTAAATTAACTAGATTTCCGATTGGAAAAGATGGCCTTCCATTAGATGAAAATAAAGAAATAAGTCATTTAGAAGACTCAGATCATTCACATGAGAAGGATCATGAAAAAAATAATGTAAAAACTATCCTTAGTCGTTTAATCATTGCTTTGATTTTATTATTCGTTGCAAATTTTGTTCCTATGAATGAAATGGTATCTATCGGATTATTTGTGGCCGCTTATCTTGTAGCGGGGTATGATGTTGTCTGGAGTGCCATAAAAAATATAATCAATGGACAAGTATTCGATGAGAATTTTTTGATGACTATTGCTACTTTAAGTGCTTTTTATATTCAGGAGTATCCAGAAGCAGTAGCTGTTATGCTCTTTTATCAGGTGGGAGAAGTTTTCCAAGGTATTGCCGTTAGTAGATCGCGACGCTCGATTGCTGACTTGATGGATATAAGGCCAGACTATGCGAATTTAAAACTAGCAGATGGAAGCACACGTAGTGTATCACCAGATACGATTAAAGTTGGCGATACGATTGTCATACGTCCAGGAGAGAAAGTTCCTTTAGATGGGAAAATCATTACCGGAGCGTCTTCAATGGATACTTCTGCACTAACAGGGGAGTCAGTTCCTAGAAGTGTTAAAATAACAGATAGTGTTTTAAGTGGTTTTATCAATAAAAATGGTTTGATTGAAGTGATAGTTGAAAAGCTTTTTTCTGAATCAACGGTTACAAAAATTCTTGATTTAGTTGAAAATGCTAGTAGCCGAAAAGCACCTACTGAGAACTTTATTACAAAGTTTGCGCATTACTATACGCCGATTGTTGTTATCTTTGCTTTAGTACTGGCGATTATTCCTCCTCTAGTGCTTCCTGGGGCTACATTTAATGAATGGATCTATCGAGCAAGTATTTTCCTTGTTATTTCTTGTCCATGTGCATTAGTTGTGTCTATTCCTGTTGGATTTTTTGGCGGAATTGGAGCCGCTTCACGAAAAGGAATTTTAGTGAAGGGGAGCAACTTCTTAGAAGGATTGAATGATATTAAGTATGTCATTATGGATAAGACCGGAACGTTAACGAAGGGCAAATTCGAAATCACTAGTATTCAACCTGCAAGTGGATGGAGTAAAGAGCAGTTGTTAGAGTTAGCTGCATACGCGGAAACTCATTCTTCGCATCCGATTGCTGATGCAATCAAAGAAAAATATGAGGAACGAATCGTTGAAAACCGCATTACGGAATACAATGATATTTCAGGGTATGGCATCCAAGCAAACGTTGATGAAAAAGAAATATTAGCAGGAAATGCGAAATTAATGCAAAAATACAATATTTCATTTACTGAATCAACTGAAATTGGAACCCTTATTTATGTAGCAGTAGATAAGGAGTTTGCTGGGTACATTTTGATTGCAGACGCAATCAAAGAAGATGCAGCAGAAGGAATAGCTTTAATGAAAGAAAAAGGTGTAAAACACATCATTATGCTAACGGGAGACTCAAAAGCAGTAGGAGCAGCCGTTGCTAAAAAATTAGGCATTGACGAGTTTTATGCAGAGCTTTTGCCACAAGATAAAGTAGAGAAAATGGAAGAAATCATGGCACGCAAGGGCCCGAAAGAAAAAGTTGCTTTTGTTGGTGATGGAATCAATGATACTCCTGTACTTGCCCGTTCAGATATTGGAATCGCAATGGGTGGATTAGGCTCAGATGCAGCAATTGAAGCAGCCGATGTTGTTATCATGGATGATAAGCCTTCTAAAATTGGAACCGTTATGCAAGTCGCAAAAGATACTCGAAGAATCGTATGGCAAAATATAATTTTAGCTCTTGCAGTAAAAGGATTTTTCTTAATTCTAGGAGCTTTTGGTTTTGCAACAATGTGGGAAGCCGTGTTTGCAGATGTTGGCGTAACAGTTATTGCTGTCCTAAATGCGATGCGAGTGTTGAAAAAATAA
- a CDS encoding ArsR/SmtB family transcription factor encodes MSNKKPSILDPETLTSVSKIFKLLQNEARLSIIYLLKDQELSVGEITNLINMEQSAVSHKLNALKSAHLVKTRRDGKTIFYSLDDNHVFTILEQVITHSKESN; translated from the coding sequence ATGTCAAATAAAAAACCGTCTATTTTAGACCCAGAAACCCTTACATCTGTTAGTAAAATATTCAAACTTTTACAAAATGAGGCTAGACTTTCTATTATCTATTTATTAAAAGATCAAGAATTAAGTGTAGGAGAAATTACTAATCTAATAAATATGGAACAATCCGCTGTTTCTCATAAATTAAATGCGCTAAAGAGTGCTCACTTAGTTAAAACTAGAAGAGACGGGAAAACCATTTTTTATAGTTTAGATGACAATCATGTTTTCACTATTTTAGAGCAAGTTATCACACATAGTAAGGAATCCAATTAG
- a CDS encoding VOC family protein encodes MITGVEIDFVVKDSKVALEQYSSIFEVLIVEATDFKVGNNEVVFKIYDTRFHMLDENREYQLFAPKEDSNQSFWFNVMVPNIQVTFDKAVAAGVTVIQPITKIEEMGISNAMFLDSFGYVWMLHEIHQEVSFEDRVEILSENFD; translated from the coding sequence ATGATTACAGGAGTTGAAATAGATTTTGTTGTAAAAGACAGTAAAGTTGCTTTGGAACAATATAGTTCTATTTTTGAGGTTCTAATAGTTGAGGCGACCGATTTTAAAGTAGGAAACAACGAAGTAGTTTTCAAAATTTATGATACTCGTTTCCATATGCTCGATGAAAATCGTGAATATCAATTGTTTGCACCGAAAGAAGATAGTAATCAATCATTTTGGTTTAATGTAATGGTACCCAATATTCAAGTAACTTTTGATAAAGCAGTTGCTGCAGGAGTAACGGTAATTCAGCCGATTACAAAGATAGAAGAAATGGGTATTTCAAATGCGATGTTTTTAGACAGCTTTGGTTATGTTTGGATGCTGCACGAAATTCATCAAGAAGTATCTTTTGAAGATCGTGTAGAAATTCTGAGCGAAAATTTTGATTAA
- a CDS encoding DUF368 domain-containing protein → MNYLIDFLKGIVIGIANIIPGVSGGTMAVSLDIYDRMISSISHLFKNWKASLKTLAPILVGAVVGVVAFTYTIEFLLSSYTLPTALAFIGLILGGIPGLWESFQKGLAKQKQAISISHISAFILMFVLVVVILPLLQGAGTTLTAIQLDPLSLIKLFIIGIIASATMIIPGVSGSLILMVLGYYYLIINTITLFITALRTGNMASLLPNFILLFVFGLGVLIGIFLISKVIEFLFEHYSSVTYSGILGLVIASPFAILLNTNALNDLQTAQALPFALVGVVLLVICYYGIYQLGKNETN, encoded by the coding sequence ATGAACTATTTAATCGATTTTTTAAAGGGTATTGTTATAGGAATAGCCAATATTATTCCCGGAGTAAGTGGAGGAACGATGGCAGTCTCCTTGGATATTTACGATCGAATGATTTCTTCGATCAGTCATTTATTTAAAAATTGGAAAGCCAGTCTAAAAACATTAGCTCCTATCTTAGTAGGGGCAGTCGTTGGAGTTGTGGCATTTACCTATACAATTGAATTCTTATTGAGCTCATATACTTTGCCAACAGCCTTGGCTTTTATCGGTCTAATTTTGGGTGGTATTCCAGGTTTATGGGAATCTTTTCAAAAAGGTCTAGCAAAACAAAAACAAGCCATTTCCATTAGCCACATTAGTGCTTTTATTCTTATGTTTGTATTGGTTGTCGTGATACTCCCTCTACTACAAGGAGCCGGAACTACTTTAACAGCCATTCAACTAGATCCTTTAAGTTTGATCAAGTTATTCATTATAGGGATTATCGCTTCTGCAACGATGATAATTCCTGGAGTAAGCGGGTCGTTAATTTTAATGGTCTTAGGCTATTATTATTTGATCATCAATACTATAACACTATTCATAACTGCTCTACGCACAGGTAATATGGCTTCGTTATTGCCTAACTTTATTCTTCTGTTTGTCTTTGGTTTAGGTGTTTTGATCGGCATCTTTTTAATCAGTAAAGTGATAGAATTTTTATTTGAACATTATAGTTCAGTAACTTATAGCGGAATCTTAGGTTTAGTCATCGCTTCTCCATTCGCCATTTTATTGAATACAAATGCACTGAATGATTTACAAACCGCTCAAGCATTACCTTTTGCTTTAGTGGGGGTAGTACTATTGGTTATTTGTTATTATGGTATTTATCAATTAGGTAAAAATGAAACCAACTAA
- a CDS encoding AI-2E family transporter: MPYLKQSKLLLWTLWVLAMALIIYIATKISFVFQPVLVLFSTLFIPVISAGFLFYLLNPLIKVMQKLKIKRSYAIILVMFLFLSGAILFIIKTFPILMGQLSDLIENSPAILSDIEIQTKHIASFSIFDNVDLEGTLNRLNLSIDAFSKTILSSFTTSISSIIAGVANLTIVLITVPIVLFYMFHDGEKLQLATTRLFPDKYQKHVFELLHQTNLIITAYISGKGLASIFVAVLIYFGFLLIGLPYTLLLAIINGFTNLIPFIGPFIGAVPAFIIALTISPTTALLVTIIILIVQQLDVNLLTPKFVGKSLAIHPLTIIFILLVAGKMLGIVGIIFGVPAFAVIKTIVVYIKSNRITAEDH; this comes from the coding sequence ATGCCTTATCTTAAACAATCAAAATTATTACTATGGACACTGTGGGTCTTAGCAATGGCTCTCATTATTTATATTGCAACTAAGATTAGTTTTGTTTTCCAGCCAGTACTTGTTTTATTTTCAACCCTTTTCATTCCAGTTATAAGTGCTGGATTTTTATTTTACTTATTGAATCCTTTGATTAAAGTAATGCAAAAATTAAAAATCAAACGCAGCTACGCTATTATTTTAGTTATGTTTCTATTTCTTAGCGGAGCAATCCTGTTTATTATTAAAACTTTCCCCATTTTGATGGGTCAGCTATCTGATTTAATTGAAAATAGTCCCGCTATTCTTTCAGATATTGAGATTCAAACAAAACATATTGCATCATTCTCCATATTTGATAATGTTGATTTGGAAGGAACTTTAAATCGGTTAAACCTTTCCATTGATGCCTTTTCCAAAACAATTTTATCTAGTTTTACAACCAGTATTAGTTCTATCATTGCAGGGGTTGCGAACTTAACAATCGTCTTGATTACAGTGCCCATTGTATTATTTTATATGTTCCATGACGGTGAAAAATTACAATTGGCTACTACCCGTTTATTTCCCGATAAATATCAAAAACATGTCTTTGAATTGCTACATCAGACAAATCTGATTATCACTGCTTACATCAGCGGAAAAGGATTAGCGAGTATCTTTGTTGCAGTCTTAATCTATTTTGGATTTTTATTGATTGGACTTCCTTACACCTTATTATTAGCGATTATTAACGGATTTACTAACCTTATTCCTTTTATTGGTCCTTTTATCGGTGCTGTACCAGCATTTATAATCGCCTTAACTATTTCACCGACAACAGCTCTACTGGTCACCATAATTATACTAATAGTTCAACAACTTGATGTTAATTTACTGACACCAAAATTTGTTGGAAAATCGTTAGCTATTCATCCATTAACGATTATTTTCATCTTATTGGTAGCAGGAAAAATGCTTGGAATTGTTGGAATCATTTTTGGTGTTCCCGCTTTTGCTGTAATCAAAACAATAGTTGTTTATATTAAAAGTAACCGAATCACTGCCGAAGATCACTAA
- a CDS encoding glucose 1-dehydrogenase — MKLENKSVIVTGSAGGIGEAIARSFAKEGANILLADYNEAGVKKVAAELNALRQNSAIALNVDVSKREDTDRMIEVTLEKFGSLDILVNNAGIMDGFEPIGDISDEKWQKVMDINVLGVMRSIRKAIPIFREQNSGIIINVASIGGLYGARAGVAYTASKHALIGLTKNTAFMYAKENIRCNAIAPGGVATNIAASMGDINQFGMEKTQPGLALSPIFGQPDDIAAVALFLASAESTFVNGTVLTADGGWSAY; from the coding sequence ATGAAACTGGAGAACAAATCAGTTATCGTTACGGGGTCTGCTGGAGGAATTGGTGAGGCAATCGCTCGCTCATTTGCCAAAGAAGGGGCTAATATTCTTCTAGCAGATTATAATGAAGCAGGCGTTAAGAAAGTTGCTGCTGAATTGAATGCATTGCGCCAGAACTCAGCTATTGCTTTAAACGTAGACGTCTCAAAAAGAGAAGACACTGATCGTATGATCGAAGTTACACTTGAAAAGTTTGGCTCTTTAGATATTCTTGTAAACAATGCAGGAATTATGGATGGATTTGAACCGATTGGTGATATCTCTGATGAAAAATGGCAAAAAGTTATGGATATAAATGTACTTGGCGTTATGCGATCTATCCGTAAAGCTATTCCTATTTTTAGAGAACAGAATTCAGGCATTATCATCAATGTTGCTTCTATAGGAGGTCTTTATGGTGCTCGCGCTGGTGTTGCCTACACAGCTTCAAAACACGCCCTTATAGGACTGACAAAAAATACAGCTTTCATGTATGCCAAAGAAAATATTCGTTGCAACGCGATTGCTCCTGGTGGGGTAGCTACAAATATTGCCGCATCGATGGGAGATATCAATCAATTCGGGATGGAAAAGACTCAGCCTGGACTGGCTTTAAGCCCAATTTTCGGTCAACCAGATGATATTGCTGCTGTTGCTCTTTTCTTGGCATCAGCTGAATCAACTTTCGTCAACGGTACGGTACTCACTGCAGACGGCGGATGGTCAGCTTATTAA
- a CDS encoding cupin domain-containing protein: MTIDFKDHGKKPYIVNIEDATVQNDNYRTTIWTGNKLQATVMSIPPNDDIGLEVHHGIDQFIRIEEGQGLCQMGPTEDNLNFEQTVSDDEAVFVPADMWHNIKNTGTKPLKLYTIYAGPDHVEGTVHPTHEDAENDPNEQ; this comes from the coding sequence ATGACAATAGATTTTAAAGATCATGGTAAAAAGCCTTATATAGTAAATATTGAAGATGCAACTGTTCAAAACGATAATTATCGTACAACAATCTGGACGGGGAACAAATTACAAGCAACAGTAATGTCTATTCCACCGAACGATGATATTGGGTTGGAAGTTCATCATGGAATCGATCAGTTTATTCGTATCGAAGAAGGACAAGGCCTCTGTCAAATGGGACCTACTGAAGATAATTTAAATTTCGAACAAACTGTTTCTGATGACGAAGCCGTATTTGTTCCAGCAGATATGTGGCATAATATCAAAAATACCGGAACTAAACCGTTAAAATTGTATACCATTTATGCTGGACCTGATCATGTTGAGGGAACCGTTCATCCAACTCATGAAGATGCAGAAAACGATCCAAACGAACAATAA
- a CDS encoding heavy metal translocating P-type ATPase has product MVKFLVKTRVGQFLIMGIFFTIIGFILDPFGGLYSQFSFYLAILFLGFFAAKKAIVETIYSHSPNVDLLMILAALGACVINYESEGAVLLLIFAGSEALEAYATNKSNSAISELMAHVPSVAQVLKENGEVVEVPTEVLQVGDIVVVSKGAQLPIDGYADRKTQINEAALTGESLPAEKEEGDEVFSGTFNEGNSFHLKVNKTSDQTVFSNIIRMVEEAQNRPSKISKFIDRIESRYVIAVLIAVPLFIMTLYYFNDLTFQEAFYRGMVLLTVASPCALVASATPATLSAISNGAKNGVLVKGGAAMEALNTMDILYSDKTGTLTFGDFQVLDHKVQEDIISEVVYMEQQSNHPIANAIVKAFEDVDFGGVDFSEPVEEVAGSGVRKGDIKVGKPGAFEGYLDKKNYLNKIAEGNTTIFVAKGNEIVGYLSLSDQIRHEAVAAVSGFQKEGIQVVLLTGDNEKVALKVAKEVKVNDYVANCSPEDKINYILESQGNGKVVGMIGDGINDAPALANADIGIAMGSGSSVAMESADVVIVKNDLAKLLYSYQLSSRLNRIIKQNVIFSVSVIVMLIFLNLLGYLDLPIGVVFHEGSTILVILNGLRLLHQEKKGSLQNDR; this is encoded by the coding sequence ATGGTAAAATTTTTAGTCAAGACACGAGTAGGGCAATTTTTAATCATGGGTATTTTCTTTACGATTATCGGATTTATATTAGATCCTTTTGGAGGACTCTACAGCCAATTTTCATTTTACTTGGCCATTTTATTTTTAGGTTTTTTTGCCGCAAAAAAAGCCATAGTGGAAACGATCTACTCTCACTCACCCAATGTTGATTTACTGATGATTTTAGCGGCATTGGGAGCTTGCGTGATCAATTATGAGTCAGAAGGAGCGGTCTTATTATTGATTTTTGCCGGATCAGAAGCCCTAGAAGCTTATGCTACCAATAAATCAAATAGTGCTATTTCCGAATTAATGGCCCATGTCCCGTCCGTAGCCCAAGTATTAAAAGAGAATGGAGAAGTTGTTGAAGTACCGACAGAGGTCTTACAAGTTGGGGATATTGTGGTCGTTTCAAAAGGAGCTCAACTACCAATAGATGGATATGCTGACCGAAAAACACAAATCAATGAAGCTGCCCTAACCGGTGAATCTTTGCCTGCTGAAAAGGAAGAAGGAGATGAAGTTTTTTCAGGAACCTTCAATGAAGGCAACTCGTTCCATCTTAAAGTGAATAAAACGAGCGATCAAACGGTCTTTTCGAATATTATTCGGATGGTAGAAGAAGCACAAAATAGACCGTCAAAAATTTCGAAATTCATTGACCGGATTGAGTCAAGATACGTAATAGCGGTTCTAATTGCTGTACCGCTCTTCATAATGACACTATACTATTTCAACGACCTTACTTTCCAAGAAGCCTTTTATCGGGGGATGGTTTTATTAACTGTTGCTAGTCCTTGTGCTTTGGTCGCCTCTGCTACACCAGCAACACTCAGTGCTATCAGTAATGGAGCAAAAAATGGTGTACTGGTAAAAGGTGGTGCAGCCATGGAAGCTTTGAATACAATGGATATTTTGTACAGCGACAAAACAGGTACGCTAACTTTTGGTGACTTTCAAGTTCTGGATCATAAAGTGCAGGAGGATATTATTAGTGAAGTGGTTTATATGGAACAACAATCTAATCATCCAATAGCAAACGCAATTGTTAAAGCGTTTGAAGACGTAGATTTTGGGGGAGTCGACTTTTCAGAACCCGTTGAGGAAGTCGCTGGTTCAGGCGTTAGAAAAGGCGATATCAAAGTAGGAAAGCCAGGTGCTTTCGAAGGGTACCTCGATAAAAAGAATTATCTTAATAAAATAGCCGAGGGAAATACGACTATTTTTGTTGCAAAAGGCAATGAAATTGTTGGTTATTTATCGCTTTCCGATCAAATACGTCATGAAGCGGTAGCAGCTGTCTCTGGTTTCCAAAAAGAGGGTATTCAAGTCGTTTTATTAACCGGGGATAATGAAAAGGTAGCTTTGAAAGTTGCTAAAGAAGTGAAAGTCAACGATTATGTAGCAAACTGTTCACCAGAAGATAAAATCAATTATATCTTAGAAAGTCAGGGAAATGGCAAGGTGGTAGGGATGATCGGTGATGGAATAAATGATGCGCCTGCGTTGGCAAATGCTGATATTGGTATTGCTATGGGGAGTGGTTCATCAGTGGCGATGGAGTCGGCTGATGTGGTGATTGTCAAAAATGATTTAGCTAAATTATTGTACAGTTATCAATTAAGCAGCAGATTAAACCGGATCATCAAGCAAAATGTTATCTTTTCAGTAAGTGTTATTGTAATGCTGATCTTTTTAAATCTTTTGGGCTATTTGGATTTGCCAATAGGGGTTGTCTTTCATGAAGGCTCAACGATTTTGGTCATCTTAAACGGGTTACGTTTACTGCATCAAGAGAAAAAAGGAAGTTTACAAAATGACCGATAA